In Pirellulales bacterium, the sequence ACTAATCGCATGAGCCAGTCGACCCGTCTCGCAAAAAGTACTAGTGACGAACTGCCCGCCGACCTTGTGGAATTGGTTTCCCAGGCTTTGAAATTGCCGGAAGACTCTCGAGCCCCTCTGCAGCAAGCGCTAAACCGTGTTGTAGAAAGCACAAAGCGTCGCCGCCGC encodes:
- a CDS encoding transcriptional regulator, encoding MSQSTRLAKSTSDELPADLVELVSQALKLPEDSRAPLQQALNRVVESTKRRRRILTLVQDALGQLRLDMKYMMFDLEATRRERDEYRRQVEGK